In Paenibacillus sp. BIC5C1, a genomic segment contains:
- a CDS encoding XRE family transcriptional regulator yields MKLAPTIRTYIENHIRERGYKLQQFSDVTGVNGGTLSAILKGSRSLAMNQLDQITSGMGLEKGYFYEMYGVECFVEAAPHWRRLEPFLYRCAELNKLGCIKKVVYQVTDDRSYISELFEMAENLYSKEMKEAALILYECVAAGEKYQHSERLALCQYRIFLLHKTMSKFDNLAAAVQLEPYIEKLDEEIQLDAVKDLANVYNTIHHWDKVYELAEELERKVDFQLELQSRRRKNRKRTAFYPIFTYKAYANLLKASVCEACKQYEKALEYTDVYVTVIEISNPTEEEQELIERFKGWAEGNRYLYHLMNGNHEVIEPYLNYLEANPHEILIAFVNIVQAANQHSLDIDYALDRFDPYIKQFNTDMHLKGTYNMQMLNHRYIRFYYELAKYRLNQQRYATGIDKLLKSLELSSSSNDDLMSIKSIDLYGKFRMHVTNQQDEQYTGLIEGLSSQHFGIRTKSV; encoded by the coding sequence TTGAAACTTGCACCTACGATACGCACATATATAGAGAATCACATAAGAGAAAGAGGATATAAACTACAGCAATTCTCAGATGTCACGGGTGTCAACGGTGGTACATTAAGTGCCATCCTCAAGGGCAGCAGATCTCTAGCTATGAATCAGTTGGATCAAATTACATCTGGTATGGGGTTGGAGAAGGGATACTTCTACGAAATGTACGGTGTGGAATGTTTTGTTGAGGCCGCACCTCATTGGAGGCGTTTGGAACCGTTCCTGTATCGCTGCGCTGAACTTAACAAGCTAGGCTGTATTAAAAAGGTAGTCTATCAGGTAACAGATGATCGATCCTATATTTCAGAACTGTTTGAAATGGCAGAAAATCTGTATTCCAAAGAAATGAAGGAAGCGGCGCTTATTTTATATGAATGCGTAGCCGCAGGTGAGAAATATCAGCACTCGGAACGGTTGGCGTTATGCCAGTACCGTATTTTTTTGCTTCATAAAACAATGAGCAAATTCGATAATCTGGCAGCAGCGGTCCAATTGGAACCCTATATTGAGAAATTGGATGAAGAAATACAACTGGATGCTGTTAAAGATTTGGCGAATGTTTATAATACAATACATCATTGGGATAAGGTCTATGAATTGGCCGAAGAACTGGAACGAAAAGTTGATTTTCAACTTGAACTTCAATCTCGAAGACGTAAAAATAGAAAAAGAACCGCCTTTTACCCCATATTTACATATAAGGCATATGCGAATTTATTGAAGGCAAGTGTCTGTGAAGCGTGTAAGCAATATGAAAAAGCTCTGGAATATACAGATGTTTACGTGACTGTTATTGAAATCTCTAATCCAACAGAAGAAGAGCAAGAATTAATAGAACGTTTCAAAGGATGGGCGGAGGGAAATCGGTATTTATACCATTTGATGAATGGGAACCATGAGGTTATTGAACCTTATCTGAATTACCTGGAGGCTAATCCACATGAGATTTTAATAGCATTCGTAAATATTGTGCAAGCAGCTAACCAGCACTCACTGGATATTGATTATGCCTTGGATAGATTCGATCCTTATATTAAACAATTCAACACGGATATGCATTTAAAAGGGACGTACAATATGCAAATGTTGAATCATAGATATATACGTTTTTATTATGAATTAGCGAAGTACAGACTCAACCAACAAAGATACGCAACGGGGATTGACAAGTTACTCAAGAGCCTGGAGCTATCATCATCAAGTAACGATGACCTAATGTCTATTAAATCTATTGATTTGTACGGGAAATTCAGAATGCATGTAACGAACCAGCAGGACGAGCAGTACACTGGGTTAATAGAGGGCCTGAGCTCACAACATTTTGGAATTAGAACTAAAAGTGTATAA
- the cdaS gene encoding sporulation-specific diadenylate cyclase CdaS, whose protein sequence is MMNRQADCDSSTMRQKLKGDLHRVADRMNQTLSTFDHDSVCLLGQFAEIRAEIKQIEVLASSFYLDCYLSPFTEKFAELTASVQHLSDRRYGALIVIEREIPLEPIIHSGVAVDARVTHALLESLFIPGAPLHDGAVLIRGNQIVSAGNVLPLSQAIAHERKIGTRHRAALGLSELTDAVVLVVSEETGQASFAVGGDLHPINVVETLP, encoded by the coding sequence ATGATGAATCGGCAAGCAGACTGCGACAGCTCGACCATGAGACAGAAACTCAAAGGAGATCTTCATCGTGTGGCAGATCGAATGAACCAGACGTTGTCTACCTTTGATCATGACAGTGTGTGTCTGCTGGGTCAATTTGCGGAGATTCGGGCCGAGATCAAGCAGATCGAGGTACTGGCGTCTTCCTTTTATCTGGATTGTTATCTGTCTCCCTTCACGGAGAAATTTGCCGAGCTGACTGCCAGTGTACAGCATTTGTCGGATCGCAGATATGGTGCGCTCATTGTAATTGAACGGGAAATACCGCTTGAACCGATTATCCACTCAGGGGTTGCAGTGGATGCCAGAGTCACTCATGCATTGCTGGAATCGCTGTTTATACCGGGTGCACCTCTGCATGATGGGGCAGTGCTGATTCGGGGCAATCAGATAGTATCCGCGGGCAATGTATTGCCTTTGTCACAGGCCATTGCACATGAACGGAAGATTGGCACAAGGCATAGGGCTGCTCTTGGATTGAGTGAGCTGACGGATGCGGTTGTGCTGGTTGTCTCGGAAGAGACTGGTCAAGCTTCGTTCGCCGTGGGTGGGGATCTGCATCCCATCAACGTGGTTGAAACTTTGCCATGA
- a CDS encoding alkene reductase: MSTLLSPVTINEWHLRNRLVMAPLTRGFASDQDGTATEEMVAYYERRAQDGVGLIITEGINPSLAGKGTYGIPGLYTAEQTDSWKKVTNAVHKHGGTIIAQLWHVGRLSHSDLIGTQPLAPSSIPAQGRVHKLHKPYQIPQAMSTQDIRESIQQFQTAARNAVLAGFDGIELHAAHGYLIDQFINEKTNHRTDEYGGDIQGRLRFLKEIIIAVQKEISVDRISVRFSEKKDDDPSYVWSDKAGVLNAYLSLFRETGITILHPSTDLYTTVWDGEQNFHEAIREQWDGIIIGVGDLEVNTAEQAVQDRSIDLAAFGRPFIANPDLVQKLRTGQQLIEYDANAHLTVLV; encoded by the coding sequence ATGTCTACATTACTGAGCCCGGTGACGATCAACGAGTGGCATTTGAGAAACAGATTGGTGATGGCACCTCTTACCCGAGGATTTGCCAGTGATCAGGATGGGACCGCGACGGAAGAGATGGTGGCGTATTATGAGCGACGTGCCCAGGATGGAGTGGGACTGATCATTACAGAGGGGATCAACCCCTCGCTGGCAGGTAAAGGAACCTATGGCATCCCCGGATTATATACGGCTGAACAGACCGACTCATGGAAGAAAGTAACGAATGCCGTCCATAAACACGGAGGGACCATCATCGCTCAGCTGTGGCATGTGGGCAGACTGTCTCACTCCGATCTGATCGGTACCCAGCCACTGGCACCTTCAAGCATTCCTGCTCAAGGAAGAGTCCATAAATTGCATAAGCCATATCAGATACCACAAGCCATGAGTACGCAAGATATCCGGGAAAGCATTCAACAATTTCAAACGGCTGCCCGCAATGCGGTACTGGCTGGATTCGACGGAATTGAGCTGCATGCAGCACATGGTTATCTGATCGACCAGTTTATCAATGAGAAGACGAACCACAGAACAGACGAATACGGAGGCGATATCCAGGGACGATTGCGTTTTCTGAAGGAGATCATTATTGCAGTTCAAAAAGAAATCAGCGTGGATCGCATATCGGTACGATTTTCCGAGAAAAAAGATGATGACCCTTCCTATGTCTGGTCAGACAAGGCTGGAGTGCTGAACGCCTATCTGAGTCTGTTCCGCGAGACAGGCATTACAATCCTACATCCTTCAACAGATCTGTACACCACAGTCTGGGATGGGGAACAAAATTTCCATGAGGCGATTCGCGAGCAGTGGGATGGAATCATCATTGGCGTAGGCGATCTTGAGGTAAACACAGCAGAACAGGCTGTGCAAGATCGGAGCATTGATTTGGCAGCGTTCGGCAGACCGTTTATCGCCAATCCTGATCTGGTGCAAAAATTGCGTACGGGGCAGCAGTTGATCGAGTATGATGCCAATGCACATCTGACTGTGTTGGTGTGA
- a CDS encoding LLM class flavin-dependent oxidoreductase codes for MKFALFSLMMNLPNAVTGESLTTQQKFHNILEQAKLAERLGFDAYGIGERHGAPFLSSSPPVVLTAVAAATSRIRLLTTVTVLSILDPVRVAEDYATLDQLSGGRLEMIIGKGNDPRHYPLFGISEEEQWDSLGERYELLKRLWTEENVTWQGKYRPPLQEVTTQPRPLQQSIPIWHGSASSTRSTELAAKYGEPIFSSNSFHPQAKYKALIDHYRERLDYYGHDANRAVVGSGAGSLYLANTREEAIRRYTPYYEAFHATAAAQHNQSPFKDLEDNIAHGPVLIGSPEQVIEKILNYHAAYGHQVLSISVDGLSHAEQLEQVERFAQDVAPVLRREIPSFIWNEPPLLNESLPSSTSPSPDSWPPAISPIFQV; via the coding sequence ATGAAATTTGCCCTATTTAGTCTCATGATGAATCTTCCAAATGCCGTAACTGGTGAATCACTAACAACACAACAGAAGTTCCACAATATTTTGGAACAAGCCAAACTGGCCGAACGGCTGGGATTCGATGCATACGGGATCGGCGAGCGGCATGGTGCACCTTTTCTGTCTTCCTCGCCTCCCGTTGTGCTAACCGCCGTCGCTGCTGCGACTTCACGTATCCGGTTGCTAACAACGGTCACTGTTCTCAGTATACTTGATCCGGTACGAGTTGCCGAGGATTATGCCACGCTGGATCAATTATCGGGCGGGCGGCTGGAGATGATCATCGGGAAAGGCAATGATCCTCGGCACTATCCCCTATTTGGCATTAGCGAAGAGGAACAATGGGATTCGCTCGGTGAGCGCTACGAACTGCTGAAACGACTGTGGACTGAAGAGAATGTAACCTGGCAGGGAAAGTATCGCCCTCCCCTTCAAGAGGTTACCACTCAGCCGAGACCACTCCAGCAATCCATTCCGATCTGGCATGGCAGCGCATCGAGCACCCGCTCTACCGAGCTTGCAGCCAAGTATGGCGAACCGATATTTAGCTCGAATTCCTTCCACCCGCAGGCCAAATACAAAGCGTTAATTGACCATTACCGGGAGCGTCTCGACTATTATGGTCATGATGCGAACCGAGCGGTGGTTGGCTCCGGAGCAGGAAGCCTATACCTCGCGAATACACGCGAAGAAGCGATCCGGCGTTATACGCCTTATTATGAGGCCTTTCATGCTACGGCCGCTGCGCAGCACAACCAGTCGCCTTTTAAGGACCTGGAGGATAACATTGCGCATGGCCCTGTACTGATTGGTAGTCCAGAGCAGGTCATTGAGAAGATCCTGAACTACCATGCCGCATATGGACATCAGGTACTGAGTATCAGCGTCGATGGACTCAGCCATGCGGAGCAGTTGGAGCAGGTAGAACGCTTTGCCCAGGATGTAGCGCCAGTGTTACGACGCGAGATACCTAGTTTCATATGGAACGAGCCCCCACTCTTGAACGAGTCTCTTCCCTCTTCCACTTCGCCTTCTCCCGATTCATGGCCCCCTGCCATCTCACCGATCTTCCAGGTGTAG
- a CDS encoding TetR/AcrR family transcriptional regulator, with the protein MTAKRGRPRNVETQNAILAASYELLLEHGFGVVTIEKIAERAKVSKATIYKWWPNKGAVIMDGYMSAAKARLPVPDTGSVFEDVRIHASNLVDFLSSREGKVITQIVGEGQSDPGLAEEYRTRYIQPRRREAWGIFEKGIERGQLKKDCDIGLCIDLVYGAMFYRMLVTGEPLDTEFVQRSLVSLFEGIKSGS; encoded by the coding sequence ATGACAGCCAAAAGAGGGCGTCCCCGCAATGTGGAAACCCAGAATGCGATTCTTGCAGCTTCCTATGAATTATTACTGGAACATGGCTTCGGAGTGGTTACGATCGAAAAAATTGCTGAACGTGCTAAGGTGAGCAAAGCAACGATATATAAATGGTGGCCCAATAAAGGTGCTGTCATTATGGATGGGTACATGTCTGCGGCAAAGGCAAGATTGCCTGTACCGGATACAGGATCGGTATTTGAGGATGTGCGCATTCATGCGAGCAATCTGGTTGATTTTTTGAGCAGCCGGGAAGGAAAAGTGATCACACAGATTGTCGGAGAGGGACAGTCTGATCCAGGACTTGCAGAAGAATACCGAACTAGATACATTCAGCCTCGTCGGCGCGAAGCGTGGGGGATTTTTGAAAAAGGTATAGAACGGGGACAGTTGAAAAAAGATTGTGACATCGGACTGTGCATAGACCTCGTCTATGGAGCGATGTTCTATCGCATGTTGGTGACTGGCGAACCGTTAGATACTGAATTTGTACAGCGTTCGTTGGTTTCCTTGTTTGAAGGTATTAAATCTGGATCATAG
- a CDS encoding LysR family transcriptional regulator: protein MELSDIDIILAVARSGKISQAAKELNYAQSNVTTRIKKLEQEYQVQLFNRFPKGVVLTSKGEQFVQYATRIRDLLNDLEQDMTDPGEPSGTLKIGIVETAASSRFMEILNEYQVTYPEVSISLVNATSPKVLRKKIQEYEIDGAFISGACVKEGLKVEYEMQDTVHIISKRMDVPPESLCQVSWVVFPKGCPYREITEEYLQEEGLSARNMIEVSTMDNLLSCVESGIAFTIMPCSVIHKKPDEFSVHDLAERFTHTTTTFVRGEDRYVSSALDRFVKLLNQKCITF, encoded by the coding sequence ATGGAACTCTCGGATATCGATATTATTCTCGCGGTGGCACGGTCCGGCAAAATCTCACAGGCCGCCAAAGAACTGAATTACGCTCAATCCAACGTCACTACACGTATCAAAAAACTGGAGCAGGAATATCAGGTGCAGTTGTTCAACCGCTTTCCCAAAGGGGTGGTGCTGACTTCCAAAGGAGAACAGTTTGTCCAGTATGCAACACGCATCCGTGACCTGTTAAACGATCTGGAGCAGGATATGACTGATCCCGGTGAGCCTTCAGGTACGTTAAAAATCGGGATTGTGGAGACGGCAGCATCCAGCCGATTCATGGAAATTCTCAATGAATACCAGGTGACCTATCCCGAGGTCTCCATCTCACTTGTTAATGCCACTTCACCCAAAGTCCTTCGCAAGAAAATACAGGAGTATGAGATCGACGGTGCTTTTATTAGTGGTGCGTGTGTGAAAGAGGGCCTGAAGGTGGAATATGAAATGCAAGACACGGTGCATATCATCTCCAAACGGATGGACGTTCCACCTGAAAGCCTGTGTCAGGTTTCGTGGGTCGTTTTCCCAAAGGGCTGCCCATACCGTGAAATTACGGAGGAATATTTGCAGGAAGAAGGTTTGTCTGCTCGCAATATGATTGAAGTCAGCACGATGGATAACTTGCTCAGCTGTGTGGAGTCGGGGATTGCTTTTACCATTATGCCTTGCAGCGTTATTCACAAGAAACCGGATGAGTTCTCGGTACATGATCTGGCCGAACGATTCACACATACCACAACAACCTTTGTCCGGGGTGAAGATCGATACGTCAGCAGCGCGCTGGATCGATTTGTGAAGCTGCTGAATCAGAAGTGTATTACATTTTGA
- a CDS encoding MFS transporter — MQPDVKANSVPSWLILLLAAACGLIVANLYYAQTVIGPISVTTGLSSAAAGLIVTLTQIGYVIGLLFIVPLSDILENKRLVTFFLIILVVALIGAAFSSHAVLFLTASLVIGISSVVAQILVPYATYLTSEEQRGRVVGNVMSGLLLGIMLARPVASFITSLLGWQAVFVFSAIIILLLTLLLSRALPARQPQPAMKYGQLILSLGSLLKTFPLLRRRALYQASLFGAFSLFWTTVPLQLANEYGMSQQGIAWFALAGVGGAIAAPIAGRWADKGLTRILTGLAMVIAAASFGLAYLFQGHSTATLILLVVVAITLDMAVSGNLVLGQRIIYSLSEARGRVNGIFMSIFFVGGAIGSSLGSWSYAHGGWSLTTLIGLLMPLLALVYYLTEKKVTVVSNP, encoded by the coding sequence ATGCAACCTGATGTGAAGGCAAATTCAGTTCCAAGCTGGTTGATTTTACTTTTGGCTGCGGCGTGCGGGCTGATTGTTGCAAACCTGTATTATGCTCAGACCGTTATAGGGCCTATCAGCGTTACAACAGGGCTTTCCTCCGCTGCTGCTGGACTGATTGTGACGTTAACACAGATCGGGTATGTTATTGGCCTGCTGTTTATCGTTCCGCTCAGTGACATTTTGGAGAATAAGCGACTGGTAACTTTTTTCCTCATCATTCTAGTCGTTGCATTGATTGGAGCCGCCTTCTCTTCCCATGCCGTATTATTTCTGACGGCTTCCCTTGTCATCGGTATCAGTTCCGTCGTTGCGCAAATTCTGGTTCCTTATGCCACCTACCTCACTTCTGAGGAGCAACGCGGTCGGGTTGTCGGCAACGTGATGAGTGGTCTGCTGCTGGGCATCATGCTGGCTCGGCCAGTCGCAAGTTTTATTACGAGCCTGCTCGGCTGGCAAGCAGTTTTTGTCTTCTCTGCAATCATTATCTTATTGCTTACACTGCTCCTGTCACGCGCACTTCCTGCACGTCAGCCACAACCTGCGATGAAGTACGGACAATTAATTCTGTCATTGGGTTCCCTGCTCAAAACATTTCCTTTGCTTCGCCGCCGAGCCCTCTATCAGGCCAGTCTGTTTGGCGCCTTCAGCTTGTTCTGGACTACAGTTCCCTTGCAGCTCGCCAATGAGTATGGCATGTCCCAACAGGGAATTGCCTGGTTTGCACTGGCTGGTGTTGGGGGTGCCATCGCAGCACCTATTGCCGGAAGATGGGCAGATAAAGGTTTAACCCGTATATTAACCGGACTCGCCATGGTCATCGCGGCTGCATCTTTTGGGCTTGCCTATCTGTTCCAGGGTCATTCTACCGCTACCCTTATTCTGCTTGTGGTTGTTGCCATCACACTGGATATGGCGGTTTCGGGTAATCTGGTACTGGGACAGCGCATTATCTATTCGTTGAGCGAAGCAAGAGGACGCGTAAACGGGATATTTATGTCGATCTTTTTTGTAGGGGGCGCAATTGGATCATCTCTTGGCAGTTGGTCCTACGCGCATGGAGGTTGGAGTCTCACTACATTGATTGGTCTGTTAATGCCTCTGCTGGCACTCGTATACTACTTAACGGAAAAGAAAGTCACCGTCGTCAGTAACCCGTAA
- a CDS encoding Glu/Leu/Phe/Val family dehydrogenase gives MSWFEAMEHHDYEELVLCQDRASGLKAIIAIHDTTLGPALGGTRMWTYASEEAAIEDALRLARGMTYKHAVSGLNLGGGKAVIIGDPRRDKNEAMFRAFGRYIQGLNGRYVTAEDVGTTEEDMNLIYQETDYVTGISPSYGSSGNPSPATAYGVYQGMKAAAKEAFGTDLLEGKTVAVQGVGNVAMRLCKYLYEEGAHLIVTDIHKDSVKQAVDQFGAKAVDPADITGVDCDIYAPCALGGTINDDTLKQLKAKVVAGCANNQLLEPRHGDKLHEMGIVYAPDYVINAGGVINIADELNGYNADRAWSKVGEIYNNLEKIFDTSRTEGIATYIAADRLAERRIELMKNTRSTFLQNGHHALSSRRLRG, from the coding sequence ATGAGCTGGTTTGAAGCAATGGAACATCACGATTATGAGGAACTGGTACTGTGCCAGGATAGAGCCTCTGGTTTAAAAGCAATTATTGCTATTCACGATACAACACTCGGTCCTGCGCTGGGAGGCACACGGATGTGGACCTATGCTTCGGAGGAAGCTGCCATTGAAGATGCCTTGCGCCTTGCGCGGGGAATGACATATAAACATGCTGTATCCGGACTGAATCTGGGCGGAGGCAAAGCCGTCATTATCGGGGATCCGCGCCGTGACAAAAATGAAGCGATGTTCCGGGCCTTTGGCCGATACATTCAGGGACTGAACGGACGTTATGTCACCGCGGAGGATGTGGGAACGACAGAAGAGGATATGAATCTGATCTATCAGGAAACAGACTATGTTACAGGCATATCGCCAAGCTACGGCTCCTCCGGCAATCCTTCCCCGGCAACAGCCTATGGCGTATATCAGGGCATGAAGGCCGCGGCGAAGGAAGCATTCGGCACAGATCTGCTGGAAGGCAAAACTGTAGCTGTACAGGGTGTAGGCAACGTGGCGATGCGTCTGTGCAAATATTTGTACGAAGAAGGTGCGCATCTGATCGTTACCGATATCCATAAGGATTCCGTGAAACAGGCTGTGGATCAATTCGGTGCAAAAGCGGTAGACCCTGCCGACATTACTGGAGTGGATTGTGATATTTATGCTCCATGTGCATTGGGAGGTACAATTAATGACGATACGTTGAAACAGCTCAAGGCTAAGGTTGTGGCAGGCTGTGCCAACAACCAGCTGCTTGAGCCGCGTCATGGTGACAAGCTGCATGAGATGGGAATCGTATACGCACCCGACTATGTGATCAATGCAGGTGGCGTAATTAATATTGCGGATGAGCTGAACGGCTATAACGCAGATCGTGCGTGGAGCAAGGTTGGGGAGATCTACAATAATCTGGAGAAAATCTTCGACACATCGCGTACCGAAGGCATCGCAACGTATATTGCTGCGGATCGTCTGGCTGAACGCCGCATTGAACTGATGAAGAATACACGTAGCACGTTCCTGCAAAATGGTCATCACGCGCTGAGCTCCCGCAGACTGCGCGGGTAA
- a CDS encoding transcriptional regulator: protein MAQLDLITQGMKLEEGHFYEIYGAECFVESAPHWRRLEPFLQRCAELDKLECIQRVIQQVTDDRSYISELFEMAEGMLERGQKKAARMLYECVAECEKYQHSERLALCQYRIFTLSLGQDQHENLRAAVHFEPYINRLDEERQLDAIKDLANTYLALRYWDKLFSLSDELDQKTKILQSYTKKITDKSNRLTAYPLFVYRAYSNLLKSSACERQGKYAEALHYTEIYGDLMKISEPDEEDQIYIDKFAGWTEANTYLYRLMMGDLNILPAYINFIENNETELLPAMINILEAANKFDNNIDDILYMYNARINSEITQLKGYTEQVNSDMYITFLLERTIYHLNRKQYTEGFKQLVYCLKESVKLNNQTDIIRCVALYEKYRNIATADIEYQYKLIIMEVQNYYDKKENPIFNLA from the coding sequence ATGGCTCAACTGGATCTGATTACCCAAGGCATGAAGCTGGAAGAGGGGCATTTCTACGAAATTTACGGCGCTGAGTGTTTTGTGGAGTCTGCACCGCATTGGAGGAGACTGGAACCTTTTCTGCAACGTTGCGCCGAGCTGGACAAGCTCGAATGTATTCAGAGGGTAATCCAGCAAGTGACGGATGATCGATCCTATATTTCCGAATTGTTCGAGATGGCAGAAGGCATGCTTGAGCGAGGACAAAAGAAAGCGGCCCGCATGTTATATGAATGCGTTGCAGAGTGTGAGAAGTACCAACACTCGGAACGTCTCGCGTTGTGCCAGTATCGTATTTTCACATTATCTCTGGGTCAGGATCAGCATGAAAATCTCAGGGCGGCCGTGCACTTCGAGCCATATATTAATCGGCTGGATGAAGAGCGGCAACTGGATGCGATCAAGGATCTGGCGAATACATATTTGGCTTTGAGATATTGGGACAAGTTATTTTCCCTTTCTGATGAGTTGGATCAGAAAACGAAAATTTTACAATCGTATACAAAGAAAATAACGGATAAAAGTAATCGATTAACCGCTTATCCCTTATTTGTATATAGAGCATATTCAAATTTACTTAAATCCTCCGCATGTGAGAGGCAAGGAAAATATGCAGAGGCACTACATTATACAGAGATCTATGGAGATCTCATGAAAATTTCTGAACCTGATGAGGAAGATCAGATCTATATTGATAAATTTGCAGGATGGACAGAAGCAAATACCTATCTGTACAGGCTGATGATGGGTGACTTAAATATCTTGCCAGCTTATATTAATTTCATTGAAAATAACGAAACTGAACTTTTGCCAGCAATGATTAATATTTTAGAAGCTGCTAATAAATTCGATAATAATATCGATGACATCCTTTACATGTATAACGCCCGAATTAATTCAGAAATCACTCAATTAAAGGGTTACACTGAACAGGTCAATTCGGATATGTATATCACATTTTTACTTGAACGGACAATTTATCACCTCAATCGTAAACAATATACTGAGGGATTCAAGCAACTGGTCTATTGTCTGAAAGAATCTGTAAAGCTAAACAATCAAACTGATATTATTCGCTGTGTGGCGTTATATGAAAAATATAGGAATATAGCTACTGCGGATATTGAATATCAGTATAAATTAATAATAATGGAGGTACAGAATTATTATGATAAAAAAGAGAATCCTATATTTAATCTTGCTTAG
- a CDS encoding DUF6359 domain-containing protein — MATALLQPDSQGPVQAAAAPITVSQAIAAQSGGATATVEGYIVGHATGSLTAKFTSPYANDFNFLIADSATEKTNAKLLDVQIPASYRSQYGLASNPNLVGQKVIVTGTLGAYNSYAGVKNPTSITLSSGTTNPDPDPGTTLPDGTGKKVLFDNTHAQTAGAADWVIDGAFSDFANGLRNAGFTVDQLNRSIPYTFGEQAFTFNKLKDYDVFVIGEANVPFKATEQAALLQYVQNGGSVFFIADHYNADRNKNRWDSSEVFNGYRRGAFLNPAKGMSSAEAESPAMQGVTSSDWLASNFGIRFRYNALGDVNATDIVAPSQSFGITTGVSAVAMHAGSTLAIIDPNKAKGLVYVPSGVSKWGNAVDQGVYNGGGRAEGAYAAIAKVGAGKAAFIGDSSPVEDATPKYLREETGAAKTTYDGFKEVNDGVFLVNTVKWLAVKESYTSLSQVSGLTLDAPTSLLAIEAPASSTEPQTEPWATPAAGYKWYDPTTFKTGSYGKAQ; from the coding sequence ATGGCGACGGCATTGCTTCAACCTGATTCACAAGGTCCGGTACAGGCCGCTGCAGCACCTATTACGGTATCGCAGGCCATCGCTGCCCAGAGTGGCGGAGCAACGGCAACGGTGGAAGGATATATTGTTGGACATGCCACCGGCTCGCTTACAGCCAAATTTACATCTCCTTACGCCAATGATTTCAACTTCCTGATTGCAGATTCAGCGACAGAGAAGACGAACGCGAAACTGCTTGACGTGCAGATTCCAGCGTCGTACCGTTCGCAATATGGACTGGCTTCCAACCCGAATCTTGTGGGGCAGAAGGTTATCGTAACCGGAACGCTTGGCGCATATAACAGTTATGCCGGAGTTAAGAATCCTACCTCAATCACACTCTCCTCTGGAACAACCAATCCTGATCCTGATCCAGGCACAACGCTGCCAGATGGTACAGGGAAGAAAGTATTGTTCGACAACACGCATGCTCAGACAGCCGGGGCTGCGGACTGGGTTATTGATGGGGCATTTTCGGACTTTGCGAATGGTTTGCGAAACGCAGGCTTTACCGTGGATCAGCTGAATCGTAGCATCCCGTATACCTTCGGTGAGCAAGCCTTCACCTTTAATAAATTGAAAGATTATGATGTCTTCGTTATCGGCGAAGCGAACGTGCCTTTCAAAGCGACAGAGCAGGCTGCGCTGCTGCAATATGTACAGAATGGTGGCAGTGTCTTCTTCATTGCCGACCACTATAACGCAGACCGGAACAAAAACCGCTGGGATTCCTCTGAAGTATTCAATGGCTATCGCCGGGGTGCATTCTTGAATCCAGCCAAAGGCATGTCGTCAGCAGAAGCCGAATCTCCAGCCATGCAAGGCGTGACCAGTTCAGACTGGTTGGCATCCAACTTCGGTATTCGTTTCCGCTACAATGCACTGGGAGATGTTAATGCCACGGATATCGTTGCACCTTCGCAGTCGTTCGGCATTACAACTGGAGTGAGCGCAGTGGCCATGCATGCTGGTTCCACACTCGCTATTATTGACCCGAACAAAGCCAAAGGTCTGGTGTATGTGCCTAGTGGTGTATCCAAATGGGGCAACGCGGTAGATCAGGGCGTATACAATGGCGGCGGACGAGCGGAAGGAGCCTATGCAGCGATCGCTAAGGTCGGGGCAGGTAAAGCAGCATTTATCGGTGACTCCTCACCTGTTGAGGATGCCACGCCAAAATATCTACGTGAAGAAACAGGCGCTGCCAAAACAACGTATGATGGCTTCAAAGAAGTGAATGACGGTGTATTCCTTGTGAATACCGTGAAATGGCTTGCAGTAAAAGAAAGCTACACAAGTCTGTCTCAGGTGTCTGGACTGACATTGGATGCGCCGACAAGTCTGCTCGCGATTGAAGCGCCGGCTTCTTCCACCGAGCCGCAAACCGAGCCATGGGCTACACCTGCTGCAGGCTACAAATGGTATGATCCTACAACGTTTAAGACAGGTTCGTACGGCAAAGCGCAGTAA